From Girardinichthys multiradiatus isolate DD_20200921_A chromosome 13, DD_fGirMul_XY1, whole genome shotgun sequence:
GGTCAGTGGCAAAcatatgaaaaaaatgaaaatatatattctggtaatgttttaatgaaacttttgcttttgatttttatcttaaagtttaaattgttttattgtcatGAATAATGAACTttgaaagtttgtttttaaatgaaattcagATTATTCTCTAACTTTATCATATATCTTATTTTTAATCACTCATCAgttaagtattttattttaatgtctaCCTGTCGTGTCTCAGTAACTGTTTCTTGTCCTTCCATCCAACCATGTCTTTCAGCTGcacatttgtcttttttgaCAGTTATATGAAATGTAATTAAGCCATACCAGTGACACTTCACACTTTGAACACTAGGTGGCAGTTTTCACCACAGAATGGGAGTCCACACCGATAACAGAACCGAGCGCGGCCGGAACCAACCTCAGCGGCCTCCTTTTCGAACTTCTCGATGGTTCTCTTGTCGATTCCTCCGCACTTGTAGATCAGGTGGCCGGTGGTGGTGGATTTTCCGGAGTCGACATGGCCGATGACCACGATGTTGATGTGGATCTTTTCTTTTCCCATTTTCTTCACCGGCTACAAATAGACGAGGCGTCACGTCCCCAGCTTTAAACATGCTTTAAACTTCAGCCCAAAGATAACATGGCGGCCATTGCGGTTTGCAACATTCGCGCTCCACCATCTAACCTTTAAAACTAAATTCATTCAAGTATTTCAATGACAAATCACACGTTTAAACAATAGGTGTATAAACTTTGAGTGTTTTAACTGGAGGAACTGCGTGGAAAACTAGCGCCATTATCGACTTAAAGATACATTTAACACCAGGACTGGGAATTACGACGTGCTCGTTCACGACACCCAACAGTGCCGCTGAGTCACGCACCACGTGCTCGACCAGCGTCGGTCTCCAGCCTCCATGTTGCGCACTGCCGCCGCCATGTTGTCGTGTGATGTGAACGCGCACTGCTAAACCTACAGGCGCGTTCACGAGGATTGTAAAGGATTGATCAATTTgagttaaattagatttttttgaaGGATTCAGGTCGCAGATATCCTAAGAGAAATCCCTTCATTCTTACATGAACTCTGCAGCCCCGGCTCTCCCATAAAGCAGACCTTAAAATCATGCAGTTTAACATGTAGCAGATTTAAACTCCCATTTAACTTCTCATTTCACTCCAGCATGCATTGTTAAAACGTTGACATTCACCAACCTTAGTCCAGCAGCCAAGAAGCCAGAGTTAGAGAGACAAAAAGGACCGAACCTGCTCTGAGCAGAGGCTTTATACTGCAGACAGGGAGGGCTGTGCTGCTCCTTGGGACTAAAATAAGGGGTGCCATTGGCTGGTCACTAGAATGACACCCACCTCACGGGACAGCATGTCACGAACAGCTGCAGCCTGTGCTCAGAGGATACAAATCTACCAACTGAAGGATGCAGACACGCCAATTGCAATTttttcagaaacatttattaGTTACCAGCAGCTTTCTTTCCAATTAAGTTTGTGGCATTTTAACATTGATACAGTTCTAAACGATTTCCAACTCAAACTGAACTGAGAAGAGGCACCGTCTTTTGAATTAGGTGACGATACCACAGTTCTTTTTCCTGCGGAAACTTTTGCGATGGGTTTTAATCAGCATAAGCCAGTCCTTGAGTACAGAGCTGTGCCTCAGAGAAGATGACCCAGGGTGGTAAGAGTCGATGGGGGAGGGGGTGGCCCGCAGCTGCCGGCACAAGTCTTGTTGGATGTCCTGCACGACCATTCATTTCTTCTTCTGGGCCTTCTCTGCAGCCTTTGTCGTCTTTCCGGAAACCTCCTTGGTGTCCACGGCCTTGATGACACCAACAGCCACGGTCTGCCTCATGTCACGCACAGCAAAACGACCTGGAACACAGGTGAGCAGAAATTAGAAAAGCCTTAAACATACTGCttcaaaattaacaaaacagtgCTTTAGATGATGCATTCAAGCAAAAACCTACCAAGGGGAGGGTAACTGGAGAAGGGCTCCACCACCATGGGCTTCTGTGGGACCAGTTTCACAATGGCAGCATCTCCAGACTTGACAAACTTGGGGTTGTCCTCAAGCTTCTTGCCGGAACGACGGTCGATCTTCTCAATCAGCTCCTTGAACTTGCAGGCAATGTGAGCGGTGTGGCAGTCCAGCACAGGGGCGTAACCCTCGTTGATCTGACCTGGGTGGTTCAGGATGATGACCTGTGCACATGTTCAGAGTTAGAGATCCACTGAGTACAACTCAGACTTTTAGACGTTGATTCAGGCTGATCTGCACCGACCTGAGCGTTGAAGCTGTCCGCAGCCTTGGGTGGGTCGTTCTTGCTGTCACCAGCAACGTATCCACGGCGGATTTCCTTCACGGAGACGTTCTTGACGTTGAAGCCGACATTGTCACCAGGCACGGCTTCGGGCAGAGACTCGTGATGCATTTCAACAGACTTCACCTCAGTGGTCAGGTTGGGGGGAGCAAAGGTGACAACCATGCCGGGCTTCAGGACACCGGTCTCAACACGGCCGACAGGGACGGTTCCAATACCTAACATGGAGATGTATGAGCATCAAATACACTATAATGAGGTCTAATTCTACAACAATGACTGTTCAGCCTTTCTTACCGCCGATTTTGTAGACGTCCTGCAGGGGCAGGCGGAGGGGCTTGTCTGTGGGACGAGAGGGTGGCAGGATGGCATCCAGGGCTTCCAGGAGGGTGGTTCCGCTGGCATTGCCGTCCTTGCGCTCAACCTTCCATCCTTTGAACCAGCCCATCTACAAAAATGCAAGAAATTAGATTTTGTCCATGGCAACCCCCAAAAACCAGATCCCCAATCAGTCAGACAGTCTCACCTTGCTACTGGCCTCCAACATGTTGTCTCCGTGCCATCCAGAGATGGGGACAAAGGCAACAGCGGCAGGGTTGTAGCCAATCTTCTTGATGTAAGTGCTCACTTCCTTTTGGATTTCCTCAAAACGGGCCTGGCTGTAAGGGGGCTCGGTGGAGTCCATCTTGTTGACACCAACAATGAGCTGCTTCACACCCAGGGTGAAAGCCAACAGGGCGTGTTCACGGGTCTGGCCGTTCTTGGAGATACCAGCCTCAAACtcaccaacaccagcagcaacAATCAGGACAGCACAGTCAGCCTGGAAAGTTAAGAAGATTTAGATTAAAATATTCTAAAACCAGACCACAATGTCAGGCCAGTGTGGCTGATTCTTACCTGGGAGGTGCCAGTGATCATGTTCTTGATGAAGTCCCTGTGTCCAGGAGCATCAATGATGGTCACGTAGTACTTGCTGGTCTCAAACTTCCACAGAGCAATGTCGATGGTGATACCACGCTCACGCTCGGCCTTCAGTTTGTCCAACACCCAGGCATACTTGAAGGAGCCTTTTCCCATCTGTGAGAACAGAAGTTCAC
This genomic window contains:
- the LOC124879019 gene encoding elongation factor 1-alpha; protein product: MGKEKIHINIVVIGHVDSGKSTSTGHLIYKCGGIDKRTIEKFEKEAAEMGKGSFKYAWVLDKLKAERERGITIDIALWKFETSKYYVTIIDAPGHRDFIKNMITGTSQADCAVLIVAAGVGEFEAGISKNGQTREHALLAFTLGVKQLIVGVNKMDSTEPPYSQARFEEIQKEVSTYIKKIGYNPAAVAFVPISGWHGDNMLEASSKMGWFKGWKVERKDGNASGTTLLEALDAILPPSRPTDKPLRLPLQDVYKIGGIGTVPVGRVETGVLKPGMVVTFAPPNLTTEVKSVEMHHESLPEAVPGDNVGFNVKNVSVKEIRRGYVAGDSKNDPPKAADSFNAQVIILNHPGQINEGYAPVLDCHTAHIACKFKELIEKIDRRSGKKLEDNPKFVKSGDAAIVKLVPQKPMVVEPFSSYPPLGRFAVRDMRQTVAVGVIKAVDTKEVSGKTTKAAEKAQKKK